The Pedobacter frigiditerrae genomic sequence ATCTTCAATATGTCACCAAATTTCATTCAACATTTAAAAAAATACATTTCCCTCAACGAGGATGAATTACAGATTCTATCATCTTATGTAAAAACAATTTCCTTAAAAAAGAAAGAATTTTTACTACAGGAAGGCCAAGTTTGTAAAGCCAATTATTTTACAGAAAGAGGTCTTTTAAGGATGTATTTCATCAATGATAAAGGAGTACAACAAATTACCCAGTTTGCTTTAGAAAACTGGTGGATAGCAGACTATATGAGTTTTACGATGCAGTCGCCAGCTCATTTTTATATTCAAGCTGTAGAAAATGCTGAAGTTGTTGTAATAGAACACCATAAACAAGATGAGCTATTTAAGGAATTGCCACAACTTGAAAAGTACTTCAGAATCATTATCCAACGTGCTTATGCTGCATCTCAGATGAGGTTTAAATACTTCTACGATTATTCTAAAGAAGAAAACTACCGCCAATTTGTTTCTCTATTCCCAGAGTTTGTTCAACGCATTCCACAATATATGTTGGCTTCTTATTTAGGTTTAACCCCAGAGTATTTAAGCGAATTAAGGAAGAAGGTTTAGTTCTATCTCTAAAGTATTGTTATCCTGACCTGTACCGATTTTACATCGGTAGCGTAGTCGAAGGATTTCTACAATAGTCTTCGACAAGCTTAGACTGACAATTCATTTTAATTCAACTTTATTTCTTAAACTAGTTTAAGTTTTACTAGCTCACATCAATTTACCTTTGATTCATTATTTAAAACAATTAAAAATGGAAACTAGAATAAACATTGGTCAACTTGAGCCAGTAGCTTATAAAGCATTAATGGGTTTAGAAACTTATTTAGCAGCAACTACCATTAATAAAACTCATAAAGAATTAATTAAAATTAGAGCTTCTCAAATTAATGGCTGTGCATTTTGTATCAATATGCATACTATAGATGCTAGAAAACACGGAGAAACAGAACAACGTATTTATTTACTAAATGCTTGGAGGGAAGTTGCTAATCTTTATACAGAAGAAGAAAGAGCTATTTTGGCTTTAACCGAAGAAATGACTTTAATTGCAAATGGTGGTGTTTCTTATGAAACATACAACAAAGCAAAATCGATATTTGATGAAAACCAATTGGCTCAAATCATGATGGCAATTATAACGATTAATGCTTGGAATAGAATGGCGATTGCTACACAATTGCAACCTGCATAATTCGTTTTTCATTCCTGCTTTGAATTGCTCGTCATACCCAACTCGATTGGGTATCGTAATGCGATTGCAGGCAAATAATTGTTCGCTTCAAGATATCCGTTTTCAAGGTAATAATAACTATTGTGTAAGTATGAGGCCGATAAATCTATTACCCAGAGATTCTTCGCTTTGCCCTGAATGACAAAACCTCATCACAAACTCATATTTTCGATAAAGGCAAGTATCCTAAAAAGATTTCATCCTCTGGCAAACCATCCGCAGGAGAAAACTTTAAGGCATACTTGCCTTTTGTTTCTGCTGATAAAATATCCTTGATTTCAAAAATATCATCTACATCTACCCCAAACTTATCATCTATGTGAGATGTTGCACCTTTAAAGCCAACATGCTTATAAAATGCTGTTTCCTTGGCTTCTTTTATGGCAAGTGCTTTCTGGTCTGAAACTGCTAGCATCTTATAATGAAGTTCTTCAAATTCATCTCTTTTGTAACCGCCTAAATTCATAAAGAACAAACTTCTTACTTCAGTTTTATTTTCTTCTTCCTTAGCAATTACTTCAACCTTATAATTGCCAACCTTGTTAACAATCCTATAAGCATCAACATGGATTTTACCTTTTGCCTCAGGCCAAAAAGCTAGCATCTCTGGCAATAATTCTTTTACAGATGTTCCAATGCCGAAGAATATATCATGTTGCTCTATATTTCTTCCTTTTGGTGTAGCGCCCAATAATATCATAAACAACCTTGGAGTTTGCATTGGCTTGTGAAATTTGTATGAGTTAAAATTAAAACATTTAATTTCACTTAACGTTTTTTAAAAAACAAACATTTAATATGCGCTTACTCCAAAATCCACCAGATGGTGGTTCACTTTATACCGAAACAAACTTACAACAACTTTTTCCAGAGCCATTAAACGCATTAACCTCTTGCTTCTTTCTAGGAATAGCAATTTATTGGACATTTAAATTATGGAGAGATCATAAAGCTCATCCATTTTTAACCTATTGTTTGGTGTTACTTTATATAGGCGGCATCGGCGGAACAACATATCACGCTTTTAGGAAATGGAATATATTTATAATGATGGATTGGCTACTTATCATGCTGCTCTGTGTTTCCGCTGGGGTCTACTTTTTAGCAAAGCTGATTAAATGGTATTTCGCAATTTCAGTAGTGATTGCTTATCTAACTCTTCAATTCTATTTCAGAAATACATTGGCGGTAAACAACATACAGCTATTCCTCAACATAAATTATGCAATGATGGCTTCATTGGTTCTGCTTCCAGTGTTAGGATATTTGATTAAAACGAAATGGAAAGATGGAAAGTGGGTAGGCTATGCACTTATTGCTTTTGTAATTGCACTTACATTTCGCATTGCGGATAAATGGGAATGGCTAAATACAGGAACCCATTTCTTATGGCATACATTCGGTGCAATAGCGTCTGCTTGTATGTTTTACTATATTTATTTAACTGGTTTTAAAGATGAAATAGGGAATAGGAAATAGACTATGAGATACTCACCAATGAACTAATGACACAAATGTTGAGCGAAGCGAAATCCCGAAGCTTCGGGAAACTAATCTATTTCCACTGATTTATCAACTTTTTACATCTTGCCTCTACCTCTTTAAATACAGGTTCAAATAAGTGACTATGGTGATATGGGTCGATAACTTCGCCTTGGTCTGCCAAGAAAAATTCAACTTTTTTGCGGTGCTCATCTGTTTTGGCTAGTCTTAAAACATCCTTATAATTGTTTTTATCCATGACCAAAATATGGTCAAACTCATCAAATAAATGACTAGTAAAAAGCCTTGCTCTTTGTGCAGAAATATCATACCCAAATTCTTTTGCAACAGCAACGCTTCTCCTATCTGGGGCACTGCCAATATGCCAATTTCCAGTTCCAGCAGATGCAATTTCCCAACCCAAATTTTGTTCGTTAACTAAATGACGCATCACTCCTTCTGCCAAAGGCGAGCGACAAATATTACCCAAACAAACCATTAATATTTTCAATGCTATTTTGATTTTACAGCTAAGTAAGTAGATACCAGCGTATATTTCTCTCCATTAGTGGTAAACTCTGAGGTGTGAATTAAAGAATTACCATTTACTTTCAATATAACAATAGTACTTCCAGCATTGCCATAATCTAAAGTAATTTGGTCACCA encodes the following:
- a CDS encoding carboxymuconolactone decarboxylase family protein, translating into METRINIGQLEPVAYKALMGLETYLAATTINKTHKELIKIRASQINGCAFCINMHTIDARKHGETEQRIYLLNAWREVANLYTEEERAILALTEEMTLIANGGVSYETYNKAKSIFDENQLAQIMMAIITINAWNRMAIATQLQPA
- a CDS encoding DUF1543 domain-containing protein, which encodes MQTPRLFMILLGATPKGRNIEQHDIFFGIGTSVKELLPEMLAFWPEAKGKIHVDAYRIVNKVGNYKVEVIAKEEENKTEVRSLFFMNLGGYKRDEFEELHYKMLAVSDQKALAIKEAKETAFYKHVGFKGATSHIDDKFGVDVDDIFEIKDILSAETKGKYALKFSPADGLPEDEIFLGYLPLSKI
- a CDS encoding low molecular weight protein-tyrosine-phosphatase, which gives rise to MKILMVCLGNICRSPLAEGVMRHLVNEQNLGWEIASAGTGNWHIGSAPDRRSVAVAKEFGYDISAQRARLFTSHLFDEFDHILVMDKNNYKDVLRLAKTDEHRKKVEFFLADQGEVIDPYHHSHLFEPVFKEVEARCKKLINQWK
- a CDS encoding Crp/Fnr family transcriptional regulator translates to MSPNFIQHLKKYISLNEDELQILSSYVKTISLKKKEFLLQEGQVCKANYFTERGLLRMYFINDKGVQQITQFALENWWIADYMSFTMQSPAHFYIQAVENAEVVVIEHHKQDELFKELPQLEKYFRIIIQRAYAASQMRFKYFYDYSKEENYRQFVSLFPEFVQRIPQYMLASYLGLTPEYLSELRKKV